GCCGCAACACCCTGATCGAACACCTGGGCATCGTGTTCACCGCCGCCGGCGAAGACTGGGTGAGCGCTACCATGCCGGTCGACGCGCGCACCCGGCAGCCGTACGGCATCCTGCACGGTGGGGCCTCGGTGGTGCTGGCTGAAACCCTGGGCAGCAGTGCCGGCAACCTCTGCGTGGACACCACCCAGCAGGTCTGTGTCGGCCTGGAAATCAACGCCAACCACATCCGCGCCCAGCGCGGTGGCACCGTCACCGGCACCGCACGGGCGGTGCACGTGGGCCGCAGCACCCATGTGTGGGACATCCGGATCGAAGACGAGGCCGGCAAGCTGGTGTGCACCTCGCGGCTGACCCTGGCCGTGGTTCCGGCCGTACGCCCTTGACCGCCGCTGGCGGTTTGCCCGCGATCTGCTGGCAGACCCCGCAGCGCTGGAGTATCGTGCGCGGATGACTTCCCCCCCTTCGGCCTCGCGTGGCGGCGTGGCGCGCGTATGCCGTTACCTGTATCGCGTTCCCCTCCTGCTGGTGCACCTCCTGCTGTTCCTGCCGCTGACCCTGATCGGCATGCTGCCGCCGTGGGGCCGCGTGCGCGTGGGCGGCTGGCCGCTGGAACACCGCGTGGTCAACGCCTGGTCGACCGGCCTGATGTGGATCTTCGGCTTCCGCCTGCACCGCATCGGTACGCCGCTGCCGGGCGCGGTGCTGTTCGTGGCCAACCATGTCAGCTGGGTCGACATCTGCATGCTGCACAGCCAGCGCATGATGGGTTTCGTGGCCAAGCGTGAGATCGCCGGCTGGCCGGTGGTCGGCTGGCTGGCCGCACGCGGCCAGACCATCTTCCACCAGCGTGGCAGCACCGAATCGCTGGGTGGGGTCATGCAGGTCATGGTCGAACGCCTGCAGGAAGGCAAGGCCGTGGGCGTGTTCCCGGAAGGACGCACCCGTGGCGGGCACGAAGTGGGCCCGTTCCACGCGCGCATCTTCCAGGCTGCGGTGGAAACCCAGGTGCCGGTGCAGCCGGTAGCGCTGCGCTACGGCGCGCACGGCAACGCCCAGACCGTGGTCGCCTTCGGCGAGCGCGAAAGCTTCTTCGCCAACTTCCTGCGCCTGCTGGGCGAACCGGCACGTCGGGCCGAGGTGCATTTCCTCGCGCCCATTGGCACCCACGACCTGGAAGGCCGTCGCCGCATCGCGGAAACCTCGCGTGCGCGCATCGTGGCGGCCATGACTGCCCCCTAGCGCGATGCTGACCGCTGCCGACTACTGTCCGCCGCGTTGGCTGCGCAACCCGCACCTGCAGTCGATGCTCAGTTCCAGCCGCATGCGCATGCAGCGCGGCCTGGTGCTGCTGGCGGCGACCGGCGCGGTGACCGAAGAACTGATCCTGGACGGTGGCGAAGGCGTGCGCCTGCAGGGCTGGCACAGTCGCATCGAAGGCCGCGAACCGGTCGGCATGGCGCTGCTGCTGCATGGCTGGGAGGGCAGCGCCGAATCCAGCTACATGCGCATGACCGCCGCGCGCATGCTCGAGGCCGGCTACGACGTGGTGCGGCTGAACTTCCGCGACCACGGCAACACCCACCACCTCAATCCCGGCATCTTCCATTCCAATCGCATCGACGAAGTGGTGCAGGCCGCCGGCGACATCGCGCGGCGTTGGCCGCAGCTGCCGCTGGTGGCGGCCGGCTATTCGCTGGGCGGCAACTTCGTGCTGCGGCTGGCGCTGCGCGCACCGGCGGCCGGCGTGCCGCTGCGCCGGGTGGCCTCGGTGTGCCCGGTGCTGGACCCGGCCATCACCATGGAAAGCATCGAGAACGGCCCGGCGATGTACGACTGGTACTTCCGCCGCAAGTGGGCCGGGTCGCTGCGCCGCAAGCGCGACCTGTTCCCCGAGCTGAGCGACTGGGACGACCGCGTGCTCAAGCTCGACATCCGCGCGCTGACCGCGTGGCTGGTCGAACACCACACCGAATTCGGCACCCTGCAGGCCTACTTCGACGGTTATTCGATCGCCGGCGACCGCCTGGCCGGGCTGGAAGTGCCGGCCGACATCCTGATGGCCCAGGACGACCCGGTCATTCCCTATGCCACCTTCGATGGCTGGCGCCTGCCGGCCCATGCGCGGCTCGAGATCGCTCCCTGGGGCGGGCACTGCGGCTTCCTCGAAAACTGGCGCGGCGACGGCTTCTCCGAACGCTGGGTGGCCCAGCGCCTGGGCCTGGAAGCGCTGC
This portion of the Stenotrophomonas aracearum genome encodes:
- a CDS encoding hotdog fold thioesterase encodes the protein MPQVFREPVSIDALNALSRNTLIEHLGIVFTAAGEDWVSATMPVDARTRQPYGILHGGASVVLAETLGSSAGNLCVDTTQQVCVGLEINANHIRAQRGGTVTGTARAVHVGRSTHVWDIRIEDEAGKLVCTSRLTLAVVPAVRP
- a CDS encoding lysophospholipid acyltransferase family protein, coding for MTSPPSASRGGVARVCRYLYRVPLLLVHLLLFLPLTLIGMLPPWGRVRVGGWPLEHRVVNAWSTGLMWIFGFRLHRIGTPLPGAVLFVANHVSWVDICMLHSQRMMGFVAKREIAGWPVVGWLAARGQTIFHQRGSTESLGGVMQVMVERLQEGKAVGVFPEGRTRGGHEVGPFHARIFQAAVETQVPVQPVALRYGAHGNAQTVVAFGERESFFANFLRLLGEPARRAEVHFLAPIGTHDLEGRRRIAETSRARIVAAMTAP
- a CDS encoding YheT family hydrolase, with amino-acid sequence MLTAADYCPPRWLRNPHLQSMLSSSRMRMQRGLVLLAATGAVTEELILDGGEGVRLQGWHSRIEGREPVGMALLLHGWEGSAESSYMRMTAARMLEAGYDVVRLNFRDHGNTHHLNPGIFHSNRIDEVVQAAGDIARRWPQLPLVAAGYSLGGNFVLRLALRAPAAGVPLRRVASVCPVLDPAITMESIENGPAMYDWYFRRKWAGSLRRKRDLFPELSDWDDRVLKLDIRALTAWLVEHHTEFGTLQAYFDGYSIAGDRLAGLEVPADILMAQDDPVIPYATFDGWRLPAHARLEIAPWGGHCGFLENWRGDGFSERWVAQRLGLEALP